In a single window of the Portunus trituberculatus isolate SZX2019 chromosome 9, ASM1759143v1, whole genome shotgun sequence genome:
- the LOC123501712 gene encoding uncharacterized protein LOC123501712, whose product MAMGVTSTTTPSSCVFQSVPFRAASCERHARKGCGGASDGSLFLSRLFTMPKKDIGKPRLVMDLSSLNKFLKPLCFKMLTVAQVHSVLREGDWLASLDLKDAYWHVPIHPRFRRFLAFQVGTETFQFTRLPFGLSIAPRVFTKLVRVVGASLAEAGISTLMYLDDWLIHSPTKEGVLNGVSVTLKVLGDMGFQVNWDKSAFTLEQKLCWLGIEWDTINASLSLAPDNALRTLRSVKRAYFSHTFSRRQWEGLLGCLNFAVPTLLLGRLKLRRLTWEVNSHSHPISRPPQTSYCYTSQPVASLAPVWGPSPVRSLVPTPTSVNSSDGRLRRRMGFPVQLGHQACGGWSEENRSLHINLWELLVVQEWLFRHHEIRGLSVRFDRDNVTAVHCIQRQGTARSRQLLALSEDIFAEASLRQLSLSAKFVPGQENTWADALSRFRGSSVEWRLRPRVFDSLTLRYGTPQVDLFDSSDTAQLPLYHTYNRRTRAGGPDAFTEDWNQWNFVYLFPPPATPVLLRVMQTFRSYKGRVLLITPYWPAQPCITSASRLEFLRRALYHRFSSTAVDKMLRAHRPSSVRQYESCWRRFQDYVRVHEVEVISASTVLDFLAWLADSTNRAPATVSAHYAALADPLRFGMEIRVPRRALSLLLKYIRSSRA is encoded by the exons ATGGCCATGGGTGTCACTTCCACCACTACGCCTTCCTCCTGTGTCTTCCAGAGTGTCCCCTTCCGTGCTGCCTCTTGTGAGAGACATGCTAGAAAAGGGTGTGGTGGAGCCAGCGACGGGTCGCTTTTCCTGTCCCGTCTTTTTACTATGCCAAAGAAGGACATAGGGAAACCAAGGCTGGTTATGGACCTCAGCTCACTGAACAAGTTCTTAAAGCCCCTGTGCTTCAAGATGTTGACGGTGGCGCAGGTGCATTCAGTGCTTCGAGAGGGAGACTGGTTGGCGTCCCTAGACCTCAAGGACGCTTATTGGCATGTCCCCATCCACCCCCGGTTTCGCCGATTTCTGGCGTTCCAGGTAGGGACGGAGACGTTCCAATTTACCAGGCTCCCTTTCGGGCTCTCGATTGCCCCGAGGGTCTTCACGAAGCTAGTGAGGGTGGTCGGCGCAAGCTTGGCAGAAGCAGGCATCTCGACACTCATGTACCTGGACGATTGGTTAATTCATTCGCCTACCAAGGAGGGTGTCTTGAACGGCGTCTCAGTGACGCTGAAAGTGTTGGGAGACATGGGTTTCCAGGTGAACTGGGACAAATCTGCCTTCACTCTCGAGCAGAAGCTTTGTTGGCTAGGGATAGAGTGGGACACGATCAACGCCTCCCTCTCGCTGGCTCCAGACAACGCCCTTCGAACGCTCCGCTCCGTCAAGAGGGCTTACTTCTCTCACACGTTCTCTCGCCGTCAGTGGGAGGGCCTTCTGGGTTGCCTCAACTTCGCGGTCCCGACCCTTCTCCTCGGCCGCCTGAAGCTACGGCGTTTGACGTGGGAGGTCAACAGCCATTCCCATCCTATCTCGCGACCTCCCCAGACCAGTTACTGCTACACTTCACAGCCTGTTGCGTCCTTGGCTCCGGTCTGGGGCCCTTCGCCAGTCCGTTCCTTGGTTCCCACCCCCACCTCAGTTAACAGTAGCGACGGACGCCTCAGACGTAGGATGGGGTTTCCAGTCCAGCTGGGGCATCAGGCTTGCGGGGGATGGTCGGAGGAAAATAGGTCCCTCCACATCAATCTTTGGGAGCTTTTGGTGGTGCAGGAATGGCTCTTCAGGCACCACGAGATCCGGGGCTTGAGCGTCCGCTTCGATAGGGACAACGTGACGGCCGTGCACTGCATACAGCGGCAGGGTACGGCTCGGTCCCGTCAGCTCCTGGCTCTGTCAGAGGACATTTTCGCCGAGGCTTCACTCAGGCAGCTGTCACTCTCAGCGAAGTTTGTCCCGGGCCAGGAGAACACCTGGGCGGACGCTCTGTCCAGGTTCCGGGGATCGTCGGTCGAGTGGCGTCTCCGCCCTCGGGTGTTCGACTCCCTCACACTCCGCTACGGAACCCCACAAGTGGACCTCTTCGACTCCTCGGACACAGCCCAGCTTCCCCTCTACCACACCTACAACCGGAGGACACGCGCCGGCGGCCCAGATGCCTTCACAGAGGACTGGAACCAGTGGAACTTCGTgtacctctttcctccacctgcgACTCCAGTTCTTCTGAGGGTGATGCAGACCTTCAGGTCCTACAAGGGTCGGGTCCTCCTGATCACCCCCTACTGGCCAGCCCAGCCCTG CATCACTTCGGCTTCACGCTTGGAGTTTTTACGGAGAGCTCTCTACCATCGCTTCTCCTCCACGGCGGTGGACAAGATGCTGAGGGCTCACCGCCCATCTTCGGTGCGGCAATATGAATCCTGCTGGCGAAGGTTTCAGGACTATGTTCGGGTTCATGAGGTTGAGGTTATCTCTGCCAGCACGGTTCTGGACTTCCTTGCTTGGCTTGCAGACTCCACCAATAGGGCGCCGGCGACGGTCTCGGCTCACTACGCAGCCCTCGCAGATCCACTACGCTTTGGTATGGAAATCAGGGTGCCACGGAGGGCGCTATCACTCCTCTTGAAGTATATCCGTTCCTCGAGGGCTTAG
- the LOC123501711 gene encoding uncharacterized protein LOC123501711, with the protein MRQAFCQELESWITSGWLVPHDEQQHGAPRGLLPLMAVRQNNGGKVRPVLDYRELNDCVTAFTADSDVCSDQLRKWRRHGENVSVLDLRKAYLQVRVDQQLWPFQTVMVRGRRYCLTRLGFGLNIAPQVMKAVVKTILAQDSKIEQAVLPYVDDLLVNEDLVSAEQVAAHFASYGLECKQPVRVADGARLLGLRVRPVNGELQWTRDNAVAAPPKQVTRRAVFAWCGRLIAHLPVGGWLRPAVAWIKRQVNASTRGWDDVTGMTRCASRWSTCQAGCPKKIRAVGNGAAIEDACWIRRDESSHINMAELDAAVRGVNLAIAWGMRTIDLRTDSATVYRWIDDALSGRARLRTKAHGEMLIRRRVDVIRQLVTELELVMSVTLVRSSENRADALTRVPGMTRAEARATVRQCEVCRKIDPAPAKWQHGSLSVTETWWRLATDVTHYLGSAYLSLVDCGPSRFRGALGRVAALQRAYAPSGNGIVERNHRTVKVIAARKGCSVAEAVHLYNVTPRDGETVASAPVSGIYRYRVRDCVRHDQVQRAVHTSPDVARKNYTVDDAVWVRRRGERCTSASQPGVVTRVNSPQVVEVDGVPRHVRDLRHRSSLSVNEAGTPDEPGVEDEPPLHVDAQSQLLQPQVAEPPPEAPREAVLRRSTRGGGEANRLAVAARERTRSHVRPDNGWDPQMAAVLPHTTTRLISRGFPQH; encoded by the exons ATGCGACAGGCGTTCTGCCAGGAGCTGGAGTCGTGGATTACAAGTGGTTGGCTTGTACCTCACGATGAGCAGCAGCACGGGGCACCTCGGGGGCTTCTACCGCTCATGGCAGTGCGGCAGAACAATGGCGGTAAGGTGCGGCCCGTACTCGATTACCGTGAGCTAAATGACTGCGTGACTGCCTTCACTGCCGACAGCGACGTATGCTCTGACCAACTAAGGAAGTGGCGCCGGCATGGAGAGAACGTGTCCGTCCTCGACCTACGCAAGGCGTATCTACAGGTGCGTGTAGATCAGCAGTTGTGGCCTTTCCAGACCGTGATGGTGAGAGGTCGGCGGTACTGCTTAACGCGCCTTGGATTTGGCCTCAACATCGCTCCACAAGTTATGAAAGCAGTTGTCAAGACCATCCTGGCTCAAGACTCTAAGATCGAACAAGCAGTTTTGCCGTACGTAGACGACCTGCTCGTGAATGAAGACCTGGTCAGTGCAGAGCAGGTTGCTGCACACTTCGCGAGTTACGGGCTGGAGTGTAAACAGCCAGTCCGTGTGGCGGACGGGGCACGCTTGCTGGGTCTACGCGTACGTCCGGTGAACGGGGAACTGCAATGGACGCGAGACAACGCAGTTGCCGCGCCACCGAAACAAGTGACCCGCCGTGCAGTGTTTGCGTGGTGCGGGCGACTGATCGCTCATTTGCCGGTGGGCGGCTGGCTGCGACCGGCAGTGGCATGGATAAAACGGCAGGTGAACGCTAGTACCCGGGGCTGGGACGACGTGACGGGGATGACGCGCTGTGCGAGCAGATGGAGTACGTGTCAAGCAGGCTGTCCAAAGAAGATCCGTGCTGTGGGCAATG GAGCTGCCATCGAGGACGCATGCTGGATTAGAAGAGATGAGAGCTCCCACATTAACATGGCTGAGCTGGACGCAGCAGTTCGTGGCGTCAATCTGGCCATCGCGTGGGGCATGCGAACCATCGATCTGCGAACAGACTCTGCGACTGTCTACCGCTGGATTGACGATGCGCTGAGTGGCCGGGCACGTCTTCGCACCAAGGCTCATGGGGAGATGCTGATTCGCCGTCGGGTAGATGTCATCCGGCAGCTGGTGACGGAACTTGAGCTGGTCATGTCTGTGACGCTCGTACGCTCCTCAGAGAACCGCGCCGACGCCCTCACGCGAGTCCCAGGGA TGACGCGTGCTGAAGCACGTGCTACTGTGCGGCAGTGTGAGGTGTGCCGCAAGATCGACCCAGCGCCGGCGAAGTGGCAGCACGGGTCATTGAGTGTGACTGAGACGTGGTGGCGTCTGGCGACAGATGTTACCCACTACCTCGGTAGCGCCTACCTGTCCCTTGTCGACTGCGGGCCGTCTCG CTTTCGCGGCGCGCTGGGGCGTGTCGCTGCGCTTCAGAGGGCATACGCACCGTCTGGTAACGGCATCGTGGAAAGGAACCATCGCACGGTGAAGGTGATAGCAGCGAGGAAGGGCTGCTCCGTTGCTGAGGCAGTCCACCTGTACAACGTGACGCCCCGGGACGGGGAAACTGTGGCATCAGCTCCCGTGAGTGGTATTTACCGGTACCGAGTACGAGACTGCGTGCGGCACGATCAGGTACAGCGTGCCGTTCACACCTCCCCTGATGTTGCAAGGAAGAACTACACGGTTGACGATGCAGTGTGGGTTCGGAGGCGGGGCGAGCGCTGCACCTCAGCATCGCAGCCCGGCGTCGTCACCAGGGTGAACTCGCCGCAGGTGGTAGAGGTTGATGGAGTCCCACGACACGTCAGGGACTTGAGACACCGCAGCAGCCTCTCAGTGAACGAAGCTGGCACTCCAGATGAACCGGGAGTAGAAGATGAACCCCCGCTTCATGTTGACGCGCAAAGCCAGCTGCTGCAGCCGCAGGTGGCTGAACCCCCACCTGAGGCACCACGAGAAGCCGTGCTTCGAAGGAGTACCC ggggagggggggaggccaACAGGCTGGCCGTGGCTGCCCGAGAGCGCACAAGGTCACACGTCCGACCCGA CAATGGATGGGACCCGCAGATGGCAGCAGTGTTGCCCCACACCACTACAAGACTGATCTCCCGAGGCTTCCCACAGCACTGA